The genomic stretch ACCTTGTATTCCTGAAAGAGAAAGCTCCGGAATTCGTCCAGCGTCAATTTCGCAATGAAATGGTGATCCTTATCACAGCGATAAACATTTTTAGGATTATCGGTACTCCGGTAAAAGTAATGGGGCTGTTCTTCAAATTGGTGAGTGAAATAGATGGTATGGGGACCTATTTCCTTTTTAATATCATCCGACAGGGAGTAGTAGCTTTCGCCACCGAATGCATAGTCAATAATCCACAGAAATGTTGATTTGCCGATGGCATTGCTGCCGCCCGCACTGCCTAAAACCGTATTAAGGCCCGAATTAAAGCGGATGGTTTGATGCTCCGGCGCAAATTTCTCACTTCGAATTTCTGTCAACATAGCGTAGTACCCTCCCTTCCTCGATTATTTCAATTTTTCCCAAAGCAAACAGGCAGTCTAAAGCGCTTAGAAAATCACCCATATCCTTTTTGGCTGACGTGGTCAGTTCAAACAGCTCTTTAGGGGACATATCTCTCTGCGTCAATGCTTCTAAGATGTCTGGGAAACGGGCAATGACGCTGTTTGAATAGGATGTAACTTTATTCGGCAATCTCATCGAACACCTCACACCTTTGCACGAAATAGGAGATTATTATCTTGCAGGCTTCTCTATATTTGCGGCTAGTCTTTTCAAACAATGTATCAGCAAGCAGGTTGTAAATATCGCTTTGGGATGTCAGCTTTTCGCTTGCATCCTCATACATCCGCTTAACGCTCTTGGCAAATCTGTCTACATTCAGTTTGTTTTCCCCGGATAATCGATCTAATGCATTATTGACGCCTTCGTACAACTGCCTGACATCAAAAAGCACTCGCTCTTTCAACCGCTTTTCAGTGATTTTTCTCTCAACCTTTACAGGTTCAATTTTGAGTCGTGTATCGTCAGTAACATCCATCAACTGGACTTCACGAAGCACATATTCAACTTGCTTTTCTAACGCATATCGTGACGTTGCATCCCTTGCCGCCATAAGATTTTCCAAGTCATGCTTGTCCGAAAGCAAAGCCGATTTTTCTTCTTCAGAGGCATTGCGCATTTCGCGTTCACAGTCAACACAAAGAACAACATCATCGGTTTCGGAAAGGTGAACGACCTTAGCGTAGTTAACGTCGTTACCTTCCTTTTTTATGCCCAACAGTCTTCCGCATTTTTGACACTTACCCCCAGTTTCTGCTAGAAGCACTAAGGAGTGAGTGTCAATCGCGATTTCATCGGCTGTCTCCGTAGAAAATCTGCTATATGCCGTAAGGAAGCTTATATTCGTTTTTTGAGCCTCAAAAGATTGTATGTACTCGTCAGTTATCTTTTTTACATTTTCTTCACAATTTCTGTTTTCAACATTGACTGCTGTATAAAGGAAAATTCCGGCAAGAAAATCCTCCAGAACAAAAGCATCACGTCCTGCGATATTTTTCTTTGTCATGTCATTCACTTTTTCAACAACTGTGTCTGGCTCAATTGTGTCATCAGAAGCAATCATGTCCTTCAACGCAAGAACGATGAGGCTCTTTTTGTTGCTATCCAACAAGGGAAGGATGTTCTGTTTAAAGTAATTTGAAGCAGCACGAGCATCTGCTGTCGGAGCAACATCAGTCACATAGGGCGATAGATTTTTTTTACCGAGTATCAAATCTGAAACAGTACCATCATCGCTACGAATATCATAATCAGGCGCAATAGAGAGCAGTATGGTACCGCATAGCCGCTTCTGCGTAACTCTTTTTGCCATGCATATTTTCAGAATTGTTGCAAACGTACCAAAGCACAGCCTTTTCAAACATTGCGCCCCCTTTCAATGAATTTAGATAGTCGGAGTCTCATCATCGACATAGTCAACAATATCGCCAATGTTGACATCAAGCGCCTTACATATTCTGGCTAACACATCCATGCTTACCGGCAAGTCCTTACTCATCTTCGCCATCGTTGTCGATGTCAAATTCGTCTTCGCCATCAAATCTTTTTTCATCATCTTTTTATCAATTAAAAGTTTCCATAGTTTGTTATAACTAAATGCCATTCTATCGCCTCCAAGCACTACACGGTATTCAAAGACGCGTTTCTATTATTTTAGCAAACTACTAAGCGAATTTCAATAATAAATTTGATTATGCTGATTCTACCTCTGCAAACGCTTAGTTCCTTTGGCGATAAAAAGCGAATCGAAATTTGCTGAGCCACGGCGGAGGGGCAGCGGAGTTGTGGCTGAGGACTTATCATGTTCGAATCAATAAAATTAACACAGACGGTCAGACAAGTCGTACTTTTTGCAAAAAGGAGGACAACCCATGGAAGAGATTCGCGATTGTAACGGTCGTATTGCCTGTAAGGGAAACGCAGCTACAGGACTTGTGGAAGTTGTATATAAACGATGCAAAACCAGTACACAAATACCTATCGGAGGAACGTTCAGGATTGAACGTGAAGGCATTGTGACAATAGTCACACGAATAAATGATACTGCTTTCCACGTAGAAAGCCATTTCTGCGTAGCGTAAGCGTTAATCAACTGAATAGAGAATCCGCAGAGCTGCACGACGGTCTGGATTAGTTCTCATATAAGAGGACTATCCCGGCCGTCGTTTTTTGTTCTACGGATTTATTCGGCTCCTCCGGAATTCAAAAATTTGAAAACCAAAGGAGTCAAATTATGGAAAACCAAAAACATTACATCCCCATCGATGGTCAACAAATCACTGTTACCGAAGAAAGTTACCGCGCTTACAAGCGTCCGGCATGGGCAGAACGCAAGCGCAAAGAACGTGAAAAGCGCTGTGTTATCAGCAACGGAAAGGGTGGCATAAAACGCTGCACCGGCGACTGCAGCAAGTGCGAGAAACAGCGGACAGGCAGTATCCTCTCGCTCGACAGCCTTACTGAAGAAAGCGGCTTTGAACCTTCCGACCCCATTGATATCGCCGAACTCATAGCGGACAAGCTGCTTTTCGAAGAGCTTTACGCCGCTCTGGAGGAACTGGACCCGGACAACCGCAGAATCATGGAACTCTTCAGCATTGGCAAATCCGAGCGGGAAATCGCCGCCGAAATCGGCCTGTCGCAGAAGGCGGTCAACAAGCGCAAGAACAAGCTGTTTGCCCAGTTACGCCAACGCCTCAAAGACTTTATCTGATCCTTACACTCACGCCCTCTGGTGTCCTATGGATATCAGAGGGCAGCACCAAAAAAGAAAATTTCCAATACCAGTACTCAACTTTCCATCTTCTGTCCTGTGGAAGATGAGGGAAATAAAAGAGCCCTCGGAACGGAGGTTTAAAAATGGATACACAAGCAAAACAAGCCGACATCGAATGCCGTGACCGTGAGATGGACGAGGAATTGGCGGATGTCCTCACGGCAATCAGCGTGGTGTCAAAACGCCTAGCCCGGAAGCTGACAATGCTTTCACGGCAGGACGAACATAAGGAGGAAGGAGGAAAATCGGATGAGCAAAATGAGTGAACTGTCCCTTGCGGTAACGGAACTGAAGCGCTGCGGTGAAGCCCTTATCGGCATATCGGAATCGCTTGCAGCCTTGTTCAGCGGTAATGAGGATGTTCAGACTGCGGATCAGCCGAATGCAGAAGTCTCTGCGCAGGTTGAGAAGCCCATTACACTTGAGGCAGTCAGGGCTGTGCTTGCGGAAAAGAGCCGCGCCGGGCATACCGCCGAAGTCCGCGCTCTGCTTGAAAAGCACGGTGCTGCGAAGTTGTCGGAAATCGACCCTTCAGAATATCCGGCACTGCTTGCGGAAGCCGAGGTGCTGGGAAATGGGTAAACACTCTCTCCTTTCGGCCTCCTCTTCTCACAGGTGGCTGAACTGCCCGCCTTCCGCAAGGCTTTGTGAGAGTTATGAGGACAAGGGCAGCGACTATGCCGCCGAAGGAACGGACGCTCATACGCTCTGCGAGTATAAGCTGAAGACCGCGCTCGGTATCCGTGCCAAAGACCCAACCTCCGACCTTACCTACTACAACGAAGAGATGGAGGACTGCGCTAACGGCTATGCCGCCTACATCCTCGAAATTGTGGAAACGGCAAAGCAGACCTGTGCTGACCCGGTTGTCCTCATCGAACAACGGCTCGACTTCTCCAAATATGTTGAGGGCGGCTTCGGCACCGGCGACTGTTTGGTTATCGCAGACGGTACGCTCTACATCGTGGATTACAAGCATGGCCAGGGCGTTTTGGTGGAAGCCGAGGATAACCCGCAAATGATGCTATATGCACTGGGAGCCTTGGAAATCTTCGATGACATCTATGACATCGTTACGGTTTCCATGACCATCTACCAACCAAGGCGCGACAACGTATCCACCTACACGGTTTCCAAGGAATCATTGTACCAATGGGCTGAGGAAGTCCTGAAACCGGCAGCCGAACTCGCTTACGCCGGTGGCGGGCGATTTAACTGCGGCGAATGGTGTCAGTTCTGCAAAGTAAAGCACGAGTGCCGCGCCAGAGCCGAACACAACCTGGAACTCGCCCGATATGACTTCAAGCTTCCCCCTCTGCTGGAGGACGCCGAGGTTGAGGATATCCTCGGGAAAATTGATGACTTGGTCTCATGGGCCAACGACATCAAGGACTACGCCCTGCAGGCTGCCCTCGGCGGTAAGCAGTGGAACGGGTGGAAACTGGTCGAAGGCCGATCCAACCGCAGATACACCGACGAGTCCGCAGTGGCTGACGCAGTCAGCGCGGCGGGATTCGATCCATACGAACGCAAGGTTCTGGGCATCACCGCCATGACATCTCTGCTCGGGAAAAAACGCTTTGAAGAAGTTCTCGGCGGCTTCATTGATAAGCCACCCGGCAAACCGACGCTTGTGCCGGAAAGCGATAAACGCCCGGCAATCCATACCGCGCAACAAGACTTTAGTGAATTTTAAGGAGGAAAATCTTATGTCAAACAACACAAACAAAGCCAACGCAAACCCTATGAAGGTTATCACCGGCCCCGACACCCGCTGGTCTTATGCCAACGTCTGGGAGGCCAAGTCCATAAACGGAGGCACTCCGAAGTTCTCCGTATCGCTTATCATCCCCAAGTCCGATACTCGCACCATAGCAAAACTCAAGGCCGCAATTGAAGCCGCCTACCACGAGGGTGAAGCCAAGCTGAAAGGCAACGGCAAAACCGTACCGCCCCTTTCCGCTATCAAGACACCTCTGCGTGACGGTGATACCGAACGCCCTGACGATCCTGCCTATGCCAACGCCTACTTCATTAACGCCAACTCCTCGACCGCACCCGGCATCGTGGATGCCGACCGCCAGCCCATCCTTGACCGTTCCGAGGTTTACAGCGGCGTCTACGGCAGGGCAAGTATCAACTTTTATGCCTTTAACAGCAACGGAAACAGGGGCATCGCCTGCGGACTGAACAATCTGCAGAAAATCCGTGATGGCGAACCACTCGGCGGCAAGTCCAGGGCTGAAGACGATTTTGCTACCGAAATCGATGAGGACTTCCTCTCGTGAGGGCGCTCAATATCGACATAGAAACGTACAGCAGTGTAGACCTCGCCAAAAGCGGGGTCTATCGCTATACGGAATCCCCGGACTTTGCAATCCTGCTCTTCGGATATTCCGTTGATGGCGGCGAGGTTCAGGTGGTTGACCTCATGTGTAGCGAAGCAATCCCATCCAAAGTCGTCGATGCACTAACCGATAAGGATGTGACGAAGTGGGCTTTCAACGCCCAGTTTGAACGCATCTGCTTGTCAAAGTGGTTAGGGTTGCCCACAGGTCAATATCTTGATCCAATGTCATGGCGCTGCACGATGGTGTGGTCGGCATACATGGGCCTGCCCCTCTCCCTTGAAGGAACCGGCGCCGTCCTTGGCCTTGAAAAGCAGAAGCTCACGGAGGGCAAAGACTTAATTCGGCATTTTTCTGTGCCGTGCAAACCTACAGTCTCCAATGAAGGCCGTACAAGAAACCTGCCAATCCACGCCCCGGACAAATGGGCTGCATTCAAGGCCTACAACCTTCGCGATGTTGAAACTGAGATGGCGATACAGCAGAAGCTGGCTAAGTTTCCCGTACCCGAGGGCGTTTGGGGGGAATACCACCTCGATCAAGAGATTAACGACCGTGGCGTTGCTCTGGATATGGATCTCGTGCGTCAAGCCATCGAAATGGATAACCGATCCCGTTCCAAACTGACTGGCATGATACGTGAATTGACTGAGCTGGAGAATCCCAACTCCGTGGTTCAGATGAAGCAGTGGCTTTCCGACCACGGCCTTGAAACCGATACGCTTGGCAAGAAGGCTGTGGTGGAACTTTTAAAGACTGCATCAGAACCGCTCGGTAAGGTGTTGGAACTCAGGCAGTCACTGGCAAAGTCATCGGTCAAGAAATATACGGCCATGGAAAACGTAGTCTGCACCGACGGTCGCGCCCGTGGAATGTTCCAATTTTACGGCGCCAACCGAACCGGCAGATGGGCAGGCAGATTAATACAATTGCAGAACCTGCCCCAGAACCACATGCCCGACCTGGAACAGGCCCGAAGCCTTGTGCGTTCCGGCAACTTCGCAGCTTTGGAAATGCTCTACGACTCAGTGCCGGAGGTACTGTCGGAACTCATCCGTACCGCCTTTGTGCCGAAAAAAGGCTGTAAATTCATCGTGGCGGACTTCTCGGCGATTGAAGCGAGGGTCATCGCCTGGCTTGCGGGCGAAAAATGGCGGCAGGAGGTCTTTGAATCCGGCGGCGATATCTACTGTGCTTCCGCTTCCCAGATGTTCCATGTTCCTGTGGAAAAGAACGGTGTCAACGGCCACCTGCGGCAAAAAGGCAAAATCGCGGAACTCGCCCTCGGATACGGCGGGTCGGTCGGTGCGCTCAAAGCTATGGGCGCATTGGAGATGGGGCTTGAAGAGGAGGAACTTCAACCACTTGTTTCCGCCTGGAGATCCTCGAACCCCAAAATCGTGAGACTCTGGTGGGATATTGACCGTGCCGCCATGAAGGCAGTCAGGGAGCGCACCACCACAGAAACACACGGCATCCGCTTTTCCTATCAGAGCGGGATGTTCTTTATAACGCTCCCTTCCGGCAGGCGTCTTGCCTATGTGAAGCCGCGTATTGGTCAGAACCGCTTCGGTTCGGACTGCATCACCTACGAAGGTGTCGGCGGCGCAAAGAAATGGGAACGGATTGAAAGCTATGGCCCGAAACTCACGGAAAATATCGTGCAGGCCACGAGCCGGGACATCCTCTGCTATGCCATGCGGAATCTTAGGCACTGCTCCATCGTGATGCACGTTCACGATGAGATTGTTATCGAAGCTGACCGCCGAATGTCCACCGAGGCTGTATGCAAACAAATGGGCCAAACACCACCCTGGGCAAAAGGCCTTTTACTGCGGGCGGATGGATATGAAACAGATTTTTACAAAAAAGATTGATGCTTTTGGTACTCACAGCGACAGTTTCTGTCCTGAGAGTTTTAGAGGGCAATGATGCCTTCAAGAATGGAGGTTTGCCTATGTTCTATGTAAGAGAAAAGATCAACGACACAGTGGGGATCACCGTGGAAATCCACGATGACAATGTGTTCTGTACCTGCCCCGGCTGTGGGTGTGAGGTCAGGATTGACCTTGCGGAACTGTTCAACGACGGTGAAGGTGATCTGTACGGTACGGCGGTTTACTGCCCGGAATGCAGCAGGTCAAGATTGGAGGGAAACAGATGAAGGAATTAATTCCAAAAGACAAATACGGCGTTTTCGCCGATACCAACGACACTGCGAGGGTCGACAGCCTGTTTGTTGCCCGGTATTTCGAGAAGGAACATTTCCACGTTCTTCGCGATATAGCAAAAATCACTGACACCAAATCTGGATTGAGTGAGGACTTCACTAAATCCAATTTTGAGCAGACCTTTTACAAGGACAGTACCGGGAGAAAACTGCCGTGCTACATGATGACCCGCGACGGTTTCACCATGCTGGTCATGGGATATACGGGGCAGAAAGCGATGAGGTTCAAGGAACTGTATATCAGGCGCTTTAACGAGATGGAACAGTTTATCAAAACACTTGTCGCCGCCCGTAAGGAATTCCCGCTGCTGACCGAAAACATCAAGCTGCTGCATGAAAATCCCAAGCCATACCATTTCAGCAACGAGTGCGACATGATAAACCGCATTGTTACCGGGATGTCGGCAAAACAGTTCAGGCAGGCACACGGCCTTGAAAAAGGCACCAGCATCCGCCCTTACCTGACGGACGAGCAGGTCAGGATGATGGAAACGCTACAGAAGGTCGATATCGGCTTGCTGGTTGCCGTACCGGATTACGAACAGCGCAAGCGCCACCTGGAATGGTATAAGCTGAAGCTGCTCGAAAAGCCGGCGTGAAAGCGAGGTCGACCTATGGGCATCAATAAATTCAACTCGGAAGGTTATTACGACCCCACCGCCTATGAGGCCTTGACAGCTGTAGAGCAAGAGGAAAAAGCCGCAAAAGCTTTCAGGCCCCTTGTATATATCTGTTCCCCATATTCCGGGAATGTCGAAAGCAACATCAAGTCGGCCAGGCGGTACAGCCGGTTTGCGGTTGAAATGGGATATATCCCTTTCACACCGCACCTGCTTTACCCTCAATTTTTAGATGACGACAACCCGGCTGAATGCAGCCTGGGTTTACTCTTTGGCAATGTACTTATGTCAAAATGCGCGGAAGTCTGGGTGTTTGGCGGCTATATCTCCTCCGGAATGAACGCTGAGATTGAAAGAGCCAAGCGAAAGAAATACACCATCAGATATTTTTCTGATGACTGCAAGGAGGTCTCGGAATGAAGATTTCATACGGTAACAGCCGCATGGATAAGAAGTGGAAAAACAGCGACATCTCCTGGGATGACTTTTGCACACGGGTTAATACCACTGTCCGCACCACGGAAACCGTGGAGGAATACCGAAAACTGAAGAAAGGTCAGCAGGACGCTATCAAGGATGTCGGCGGCTATGTGGCCGGCCACCTAAAGTCGGGCCGCCGTAAAAAGGGATTTGTACTCTGCCGCTCCATGATCCTTCTGGATATGGACTACGGCACTCCGGGCGTTTGGGACGAAGTCATTATGAAGTGCGACTTTAGGTGCTGTGCCTACTCTACACATAAGCACACTCCTGAAAAGCCCCGTATCCGCCTTGCCATCCCGCTCTCCCGTGATGTCAGCGAAGCGGAATATCCTGCGGTAGCCCGGATGGTGGCAAAGGACATTGGAATTGACCTTTTTGACGATACGACCTATGAAGCCCACCGGCTCATGTACTGGCCGTCCACCTCTATGAACGGCGAATTCTGGTTCCGGAAGAAGGATGGAATCGACATTAACCCGGATGAATACCTTACCCGCTATGACGATTGGCAGGACGAGTCCACTTGGCCGCGCTCCAGCCGTCAATCCGAGGTGGTGCGGAGCGGTGTCGCCGAAGCAGGGAATCCGCTCACCAAGCCGGGCATCATCGGTGCGTTCAACCGTACCTATACCGTTGAGGAGGCAATCGAAGCTTTCCTCTCCGATGTATATGAGCCATCCGCCATGAACGGCAGATACGACTATATCCCAGCTGACAGCAGTGCGGGCGTGGTTATCTATGACAGCGTGTATGTGTACAGCCATCACGCCACCGACCCCGCCTGCGGAAAACTGCTGAATGCTTTTGACCTGGTACGGCTTCATAAATTCCGCGCCCTTGACGATAAGTCCGCCGAAGATACCCCGGTGAGCAAGCTGCCGTCCTATAAGGCAATGACGGAGCTTGCGGTAAATGACGAGCGTGTGAAGCTGCTTTTGGCAGAAGAACGCCGGGCGCAGGCATCGGCCGAATTTGCCGAAGAAGATACGGACTGGGAGAAAAACCTCGAGTATGAACCGCGCTCCACCGTGCTTAAAAACTCCCTTGGCAATCTTCTGCTCATCCTGAAAAACGACCCAAAGCTGCAAGGCATCCGCTATAACCGCCTTGCGAATCAGATTTACGGCGATGACGCCCTGCCGTGGGAACGCCCCTACCAGGCATGGCGGGATGCGGATATGGCGCAGCTTGTGGCTTATGTGGATAAAACCTACGGCACGTTTTCTTCCCGCAACTATGAGCTTGCGCTCACTAAGGCTGCGGACGACCGTGCCTATCATCCTATCCGCGATTACCTCGACAATCTGCCCGAATGGGATGGCACCAAGCGGGTGGAAACCTTGCTTGTCCGGTATTTTGGCGCGGAGGATACGGAGTATACCAGGATGGTTACCCGAAAAACTCTCGCGGCGGCGGTGGCCCGTATCTATCAGCCGGGCATTAAGTTCGACTCCATGCTGGTGCTGAACGGACGGACCGACCTCGGCAAGTCCACCTTCTTTGCCCGGCTTGCCGGGGAATGGTTTTCCGACAGCCTGAATTTTACCGATATGGGCAAAGGCAAAGATGCCGCAGAGAAAATCCAGGGTGTCTGGATTGTGGAAATCCCCGAACTGGCGGGCCTGTCAAAAATGGATGTCAACAACATCAAAGGCTTCCTTTCCCGGCAGGACGACCAGTACCGCCCTTCCTACGGGCGAACAGTAGAAAGCCATCCGCGCCAATGTATTATCGTCGGCTCCACGAATGCGGAAAATGCTGGATTCCTTCGTGATACCACCGGAAACCGCCGTTTCTGGGTCGTGCGTGTCTGGGGTGGCAGTAAAAAAGGCTGGGATTTGCCCGAAACCGATGTGCCTCAAATTTGGGCGGAAGCGAAGCACTACTGGAAGCAAGGCGAAAAGCTTTATCTTGAAGGCAGCGCGGCAGAACAGGCAAAAGCTGAACAGACGACGGCCCTTGAAGCCGATGAGCGCGAAGGCGTGGTTCGCGAATACCTCGATATGCTTCTGCCGGATAACTGGTACGACATGGATTTATACAACCGGAAACATTACTTTTCCTCGGACGACCCATTGCATCCGGAAGGCAAAAACCAGCGTGAGTTTGTCAGCAATATGGAAATCTGGTGCGAATGCTTCGGCAATGACCGAGGTAAGTTCGAGCGCCAGGCTGACAGCTACAAAATCAAGCTGATCATGCAAAAGATTGGCGGCTGGGTATATTCAGGCCAGAAAAAGAAAATCAAGGGCTATGGCGCCCAGTATGTGTGGGTACGAACCATAGACGGAACCGGAAATTCCAATCTTGGAATCTCTTAGAACCTTGATATATCAACGCTTTTTCCAAGGGTTCCATAGTTCCAATATAAATAAAGAATTATGGATATAGGAAAAGAGCTATCGTGTGTACCCGCATATACGCGCGTATAGGTTATATGGAATTCGTGGAACTTTAGAACCTTGGAACTGGCAGAAAGGACTTGTATGAGAGAAAAAACCATAGAAATAAAACTCAAAAACACAGTCAAGTCAATGGGCGGCATCGCCCTGAAGCTGATATCACCGGGTTTCGATGGGGTGCCTGACCGCTTAGTACTGCTCCCCCATGGGAAGCTGGCGTTCATAGAACTCAAGGCATCGGGCAAACGGCCGCGCCCGTTGCAGGAAAAACGAAAAAGACAACTGGAAGCGTTAGGCTTTTTAGTATTCTGCATTGACGGTGCCGGGCAGATTGGAGGAATCCTTGATGAAATACAGTCCTCATGACTATCAATCCTATGTGACAAATTTCATACTGGAACACCCTATCTCAGCGGTATTTCTGGATATGGGGCTTGGCAAAAGCGTTATTACCCTTACCGCCATCTTCGACCTTGCGCTTGACAGCTTCCTCATCCGCAAAGTGCTGGTTATCGCCCCGCTGCGGGTTGCAAGGGACACATGGCCTGCGGAAATCGAAAAGTGGGACCACCTAAAAGGCCTGACATACTCGGTGGCTGTCGGTACGGAGCAGGAACGCAGGTTTGCGCTTATGCAAAACGTCGATGTGTATCTGATCAACCGTGAAAACGTGGACTGGCTGGTAAACAAGAGCAAGCTGCCCTTCGACTACGACATGGTGGTGGTTGATGAGCTTTCCTCCTTCAAGGCATACGGTTCAAAGCGGTTCAAGGCACTGCGCCGTGTCCGTCCGAAGGTAAAACGCATCGTGGGGCTGACAGGTACCCCTTCCGGTAACGGCCTCATGGATTTATGGGCGGAAATCGGCATTCTCGACATGGGCCAGCGGCTCGGCCGATTCATCACCCATTACCGTAACAGCTTCTTTACCCCGGATAAGCGCAATCAGCAGGTTGTTTTCAGTTATAAGCCCCTGCCCGGGGCGGAGGACGAGATTTACCGCCGTATTTCCGACATCACGATAAGTATGAAAAGCACAGACT from Heliomicrobium modesticaldum Ice1 encodes the following:
- a CDS encoding ABC-three component system middle component 7, with the protein product MRLPNKVTSYSNSVIARFPDILEALTQRDMSPKELFELTTSAKKDMGDFLSALDCLFALGKIEIIEEGRVLRYVDRNSK
- a CDS encoding ABC-three component system protein — translated: MKRLCFGTFATILKICMAKRVTQKRLCGTILLSIAPDYDIRSDDGTVSDLILGKKNLSPYVTDVAPTADARAASNYFKQNILPLLDSNKKSLIVLALKDMIASDDTIEPDTVVEKVNDMTKKNIAGRDAFVLEDFLAGIFLYTAVNVENRNCEENVKKITDEYIQSFEAQKTNISFLTAYSRFSTETADEIAIDTHSLVLLAETGGKCQKCGRLLGIKKEGNDVNYAKVVHLSETDDVVLCVDCEREMRNASEEEKSALLSDKHDLENLMAARDATSRYALEKQVEYVLREVQLMDVTDDTRLKIEPVKVERKITEKRLKERVLFDVRQLYEGVNNALDRLSGENKLNVDRFAKSVKRMYEDASEKLTSQSDIYNLLADTLFEKTSRKYREACKIIISYFVQRCEVFDEIAE
- a CDS encoding helix-turn-helix domain-containing protein: MAFSYNKLWKLLIDKKMMKKDLMAKTNLTSTTMAKMSKDLPVSMDVLARICKALDVNIGDIVDYVDDETPTI
- a CDS encoding RNA polymerase sigma factor, producing MENQKHYIPIDGQQITVTEESYRAYKRPAWAERKRKEREKRCVISNGKGGIKRCTGDCSKCEKQRTGSILSLDSLTEESGFEPSDPIDIAELIADKLLFEELYAALEELDPDNRRIMELFSIGKSEREIAAEIGLSQKAVNKRKNKLFAQLRQRLKDFI
- a CDS encoding DUF2800 domain-containing protein, whose translation is MGKHSLLSASSSHRWLNCPPSARLCESYEDKGSDYAAEGTDAHTLCEYKLKTALGIRAKDPTSDLTYYNEEMEDCANGYAAYILEIVETAKQTCADPVVLIEQRLDFSKYVEGGFGTGDCLVIADGTLYIVDYKHGQGVLVEAEDNPQMMLYALGALEIFDDIYDIVTVSMTIYQPRRDNVSTYTVSKESLYQWAEEVLKPAAELAYAGGGRFNCGEWCQFCKVKHECRARAEHNLELARYDFKLPPLLEDAEVEDILGKIDDLVSWANDIKDYALQAALGGKQWNGWKLVEGRSNRRYTDESAVADAVSAAGFDPYERKVLGITAMTSLLGKKRFEEVLGGFIDKPPGKPTLVPESDKRPAIHTAQQDFSEF
- a CDS encoding DUF2815 family protein codes for the protein MSNNTNKANANPMKVITGPDTRWSYANVWEAKSINGGTPKFSVSLIIPKSDTRTIAKLKAAIEAAYHEGEAKLKGNGKTVPPLSAIKTPLRDGDTERPDDPAYANAYFINANSSTAPGIVDADRQPILDRSEVYSGVYGRASINFYAFNSNGNRGIACGLNNLQKIRDGEPLGGKSRAEDDFATEIDEDFLS
- a CDS encoding DNA polymerase, translating into MRALNIDIETYSSVDLAKSGVYRYTESPDFAILLFGYSVDGGEVQVVDLMCSEAIPSKVVDALTDKDVTKWAFNAQFERICLSKWLGLPTGQYLDPMSWRCTMVWSAYMGLPLSLEGTGAVLGLEKQKLTEGKDLIRHFSVPCKPTVSNEGRTRNLPIHAPDKWAAFKAYNLRDVETEMAIQQKLAKFPVPEGVWGEYHLDQEINDRGVALDMDLVRQAIEMDNRSRSKLTGMIRELTELENPNSVVQMKQWLSDHGLETDTLGKKAVVELLKTASEPLGKVLELRQSLAKSSVKKYTAMENVVCTDGRARGMFQFYGANRTGRWAGRLIQLQNLPQNHMPDLEQARSLVRSGNFAALEMLYDSVPEVLSELIRTAFVPKKGCKFIVADFSAIEARVIAWLAGEKWRQEVFESGGDIYCASASQMFHVPVEKNGVNGHLRQKGKIAELALGYGGSVGALKAMGALEMGLEEEELQPLVSAWRSSNPKIVRLWWDIDRAAMKAVRERTTTETHGIRFSYQSGMFFITLPSGRRLAYVKPRIGQNRFGSDCITYEGVGGAKKWERIESYGPKLTENIVQATSRDILCYAMRNLRHCSIVMHVHDEIVIEADRRMSTEAVCKQMGQTPPWAKGLLLRADGYETDFYKKD
- a CDS encoding Rha family transcriptional regulator, which gives rise to MKELIPKDKYGVFADTNDTARVDSLFVARYFEKEHFHVLRDIAKITDTKSGLSEDFTKSNFEQTFYKDSTGRKLPCYMMTRDGFTMLVMGYTGQKAMRFKELYIRRFNEMEQFIKTLVAARKEFPLLTENIKLLHENPKPYHFSNECDMINRIVTGMSAKQFRQAHGLEKGTSIRPYLTDEQVRMMETLQKVDIGLLVAVPDYEQRKRHLEWYKLKLLEKPA
- a CDS encoding DUF4406 domain-containing protein, with product MGINKFNSEGYYDPTAYEALTAVEQEEKAAKAFRPLVYICSPYSGNVESNIKSARRYSRFAVEMGYIPFTPHLLYPQFLDDDNPAECSLGLLFGNVLMSKCAEVWVFGGYISSGMNAEIERAKRKKYTIRYFSDDCKEVSE
- a CDS encoding virulence-associated E family protein, with the protein product MKISYGNSRMDKKWKNSDISWDDFCTRVNTTVRTTETVEEYRKLKKGQQDAIKDVGGYVAGHLKSGRRKKGFVLCRSMILLDMDYGTPGVWDEVIMKCDFRCCAYSTHKHTPEKPRIRLAIPLSRDVSEAEYPAVARMVAKDIGIDLFDDTTYEAHRLMYWPSTSMNGEFWFRKKDGIDINPDEYLTRYDDWQDESTWPRSSRQSEVVRSGVAEAGNPLTKPGIIGAFNRTYTVEEAIEAFLSDVYEPSAMNGRYDYIPADSSAGVVIYDSVYVYSHHATDPACGKLLNAFDLVRLHKFRALDDKSAEDTPVSKLPSYKAMTELAVNDERVKLLLAEERRAQASAEFAEEDTDWEKNLEYEPRSTVLKNSLGNLLLILKNDPKLQGIRYNRLANQIYGDDALPWERPYQAWRDADMAQLVAYVDKTYGTFSSRNYELALTKAADDRAYHPIRDYLDNLPEWDGTKRVETLLVRYFGAEDTEYTRMVTRKTLAAAVARIYQPGIKFDSMLVLNGRTDLGKSTFFARLAGEWFSDSLNFTDMGKGKDAAEKIQGVWIVEIPELAGLSKMDVNNIKGFLSRQDDQYRPSYGRTVESHPRQCIIVGSTNAENAGFLRDTTGNRRFWVVRVWGGSKKGWDLPETDVPQIWAEAKHYWKQGEKLYLEGSAAEQAKAEQTTALEADEREGVVREYLDMLLPDNWYDMDLYNRKHYFSSDDPLHPEGKNQREFVSNMEIWCECFGNDRGKFERQADSYKIKLIMQKIGGWVYSGQKKKIKGYGAQYVWVRTIDGTGNSNLGIS